From Vallitalea longa, one genomic window encodes:
- the rsgA gene encoding ribosome small subunit-dependent GTPase A → MIINDYGWNEELEQSFTTYYSKGLIPARILVEHRGIYRVVTQYGELEGFNSGKLYYEASKDLLPTVGDWVAVTPVNGEEKAIIKKVLPRKSKFIRKIAGNTTEGQVVATNFDYVFIVTSLNNNFNVKRLERYLTVAWDSGAEPVIILSKADLCDNVNDRLAEVQNISFGVNVHVISSISGTGIHEIKKYFSEGKTSVVLGSSGVGKSTLINTLLGEEVMMVNEAREDDDRGRHTTTHRELIILKDGGMIIDTPGMREIGLWSEGEDENVLTDTFSEINALSENCRFRDCTHTNEPGCAVLNAIKSGELDEERLKSYKKLKRELIFIESKKNAKLKLEEKRKMKAKFKQYRNR, encoded by the coding sequence ATGATAATTAATGATTATGGATGGAATGAAGAATTAGAACAGAGTTTTACTACTTACTATAGTAAAGGATTAATACCTGCTCGTATATTAGTAGAACATAGAGGGATTTACAGAGTTGTAACACAGTATGGTGAACTAGAAGGATTCAATTCAGGTAAATTATATTACGAAGCCAGTAAAGATCTTTTACCCACAGTTGGAGATTGGGTTGCAGTAACACCCGTTAATGGTGAAGAAAAAGCTATAATTAAAAAAGTTCTACCTAGAAAAAGCAAATTCATAAGGAAAATAGCTGGAAATACTACTGAAGGGCAAGTTGTTGCAACTAATTTTGATTATGTATTCATAGTTACATCTCTCAACAATAATTTTAATGTAAAAAGATTAGAAAGGTATTTGACAGTAGCTTGGGATAGCGGAGCAGAACCAGTAATCATTCTTAGTAAAGCTGATTTATGTGATAATGTTAATGATCGATTAGCAGAAGTACAGAATATATCATTTGGTGTGAATGTTCATGTTATCAGCTCTATAAGTGGAACAGGTATACACGAAATCAAGAAATATTTTAGTGAAGGTAAAACATCAGTTGTATTAGGTTCATCTGGAGTAGGTAAATCTACTCTTATCAATACTTTATTAGGTGAAGAAGTCATGATGGTTAATGAAGCCAGAGAAGATGATGATAGGGGAAGGCATACTACAACTCATAGAGAGTTAATCATTCTGAAAGATGGAGGGATGATTATAGATACTCCAGGTATGAGGGAAATAGGTTTATGGAGTGAAGGTGAAGATGAAAATGTTCTAACTGATACTTTTAGCGAAATCAATGCTCTTAGTGAGAATTGCAGATTTAGAGATTGTACTCATACTAATGAACCTGGCTGTGCAGTATTAAATGCCATAAAAAGTGGTGAATTAGACGAGGAAAGGCTTAAAAGTTATAAGAAGCTAAAGAGGGAATTGATATTTATTGAAAGCAAAAAAAACGCTAAACTTAAGTTGGAAGAGAAAAGAAAGATGAAAGCTAAGTTTAAACAATATAGAAACAGGTAG
- a CDS encoding DegV family protein, translated as MNFKIVVDSCCDITNEIKKNINVEITPLTIELEGTRYTDDGSFSVDDFVKKMNDSTTVPKTACPAPAEYIDRFESEEENVFVITLSSKLSGSYNSAEIAKDIYLSENDNKKIHVFDSLSASAGEVLLTLKIDYLAKLGKTYSQIVESISNYIKEMKTMFVLNKLDNLVKTGRMSLVKAAIANVLNIKPVLASNGKGEIIMINKGRGINKALGKMIAAMGETKDNLEEKLLVIAHCNCLKRANALKEKISNVYNFKDIFIVEMRGISSTYANDGGIVIAF; from the coding sequence TTGAATTTTAAGATTGTAGTAGACAGTTGTTGTGACATAACTAATGAAATTAAAAAAAATATAAATGTAGAGATAACCCCACTTACCATAGAGCTAGAGGGTACAAGGTATACAGACGATGGTTCGTTTTCAGTTGATGATTTCGTTAAGAAAATGAATGATAGTACGACTGTACCTAAGACTGCATGTCCTGCACCAGCAGAATATATTGATAGATTTGAGAGTGAAGAAGAGAATGTATTTGTGATAACTTTATCCAGCAAATTAAGCGGAAGCTATAATAGTGCTGAGATTGCAAAAGATATCTATCTTAGCGAAAATGACAATAAGAAGATTCATGTTTTTGATTCACTTAGTGCATCAGCTGGAGAGGTTCTATTAACTTTAAAAATTGATTATTTAGCTAAATTAGGTAAAACATATTCTCAGATAGTAGAATCTATAAGCAATTATATCAAAGAAATGAAAACTATGTTTGTTCTTAACAAGCTAGACAATCTGGTGAAGACTGGAAGAATGAGTTTGGTAAAAGCCGCTATAGCCAATGTGCTCAATATAAAGCCTGTTTTAGCTTCTAATGGCAAAGGTGAAATAATTATGATTAACAAAGGAAGAGGAATAAATAAAGCTCTAGGTAAAATGATAGCTGCAATGGGTGAAACAAAAGATAACTTGGAAGAGAAACTTTTAGTAATAGCTCATTGTAATTGTTTGAAAAGAGCTAATGCTTTAAAAGAAAAGATTAGTAATGTATATAATTTTAAAGATATTTTCATTGTGGAAATGAGAGGCATTTCATCTACGTACGCTAATGATGGTGGTATAGTAATAGCCTTTTGA
- the murI gene encoding glutamate racemase — MKIGFFDSGIGGITVLNEALKMLPNEEYIYYADSINAPYGIKPKEVVKKYIYNVVQFLISKKVDVLVIACNTATSIAVRELRQVYDIPIIGMEPAVKYAVEHNKNKRILVTATDLTLKEEKFKNLVERVDSDSIVDSLALPKLVEYAEDFIFDKNKIVSYLRKQLEPFDLDKYGSIVLGCTHFPFYKSQFREIIPEHVKIVDGNVGTVRHLKDIMERSDKSFSSNRKLTFYYSGVKDEDNMILKKYLNILNLPEKTY; from the coding sequence TTGAAAATTGGTTTTTTTGATTCAGGAATAGGTGGAATTACAGTTTTAAATGAAGCACTTAAAATGCTACCTAATGAAGAATATATTTATTATGCAGATTCTATAAATGCTCCTTACGGTATTAAGCCAAAAGAAGTAGTGAAGAAATACATATATAATGTAGTTCAATTTTTGATATCCAAAAAGGTAGATGTTTTGGTTATTGCTTGTAATACAGCTACAAGTATAGCAGTAAGAGAGTTAAGACAAGTATATGATATTCCCATTATCGGTATGGAACCTGCTGTAAAATATGCTGTAGAACACAACAAGAATAAAAGGATTCTGGTTACAGCTACTGATTTGACTTTAAAAGAAGAGAAATTCAAAAATCTGGTTGAAAGAGTTGATAGTGATTCTATAGTTGATTCATTAGCACTTCCGAAACTAGTTGAATATGCAGAAGATTTCATCTTCGATAAAAATAAAATCGTATCATATCTTAGAAAACAATTAGAACCTTTTGACTTAGATAAATATGGTTCAATCGTACTTGGATGTACGCATTTCCCTTTTTATAAAAGTCAATTTAGAGAAATTATACCTGAACATGTTAAAATAGTAGATGGTAATGTAGGTACAGTCAGACATCTGAAAGATATTATGGAACGAAGTGATAAATCATTTAGCAGTAATAGAAAGTTAACTTTTTATTATTCAGGAGTGAAGGATGAAGATAATATGATTTTAAAAAAATATCTTAATATACTTAATCTTCCTGAAAAAACTTATTAA
- a CDS encoding MFS transporter has protein sequence MKKYKMKQKNVFLLCIGLRNIFEAIATPGNLVLTSFMIYLGLQDYEMGYILGFIALTNIFQLISPLIYEKFKSPKKMVLITRTLRFIVFYFVMFLPFIENYRFILLLFIIFTSMSFTSLMGGTFLAWNDRIIPMDRKGRYYSTRNLISNGVGILIPLCVGRVLDSYEHTTALFMMIFIISIIFAVGEIFIITRLDDYPIITKGKLTLRQTLTYPLKDTKYRQFILFSLLWMFAWNFGRPFFNIYAIKYINLSYGFIAFVASFTAVVKLLLAKMWGAGVDRYGWKKILKYTGLCFGFTHFLWIFISLDFHIFYFLFILLNGIFMIGFNIAKFNVNLKLTDHEYRLSYMAVNSAITAVFSFVSTNISTIIIRVIDPTWKIFSLDIFQILFVIAGILYLLALIYIIKKDL, from the coding sequence ATGAAAAAATATAAAATGAAGCAGAAGAATGTTTTTTTACTGTGTATCGGATTAAGAAATATTTTTGAAGCAATTGCTACACCAGGTAATTTAGTTTTAACTAGCTTCATGATTTATCTAGGTTTACAAGATTATGAGATGGGATATATTTTAGGGTTCATAGCTCTTACTAATATCTTTCAGTTGATTTCTCCGTTGATATATGAAAAATTCAAGAGTCCTAAGAAAATGGTACTTATTACTAGAACCTTAAGATTCATTGTATTCTATTTCGTAATGTTTCTACCATTTATTGAGAATTACAGATTCATACTTTTATTATTCATAATATTCACTTCAATGTCATTCACTTCACTTATGGGAGGAACTTTTTTAGCTTGGAATGATAGAATTATTCCGATGGATAGAAAAGGAAGATATTATTCAACACGTAACTTGATATCTAATGGTGTTGGTATACTAATTCCTTTATGCGTGGGTAGGGTTCTGGATTCCTATGAACATACTACAGCCTTATTTATGATGATATTTATAATAAGTATTATTTTTGCAGTTGGAGAAATATTTATTATTACAAGACTAGATGATTACCCTATAATAACTAAAGGTAAGTTGACATTAAGACAAACTTTAACATATCCTCTAAAAGATACTAAATATAGGCAGTTTATATTATTTTCATTATTATGGATGTTCGCATGGAATTTCGGTAGACCTTTCTTTAATATATATGCTATTAAATATATTAATCTTTCATATGGTTTTATAGCTTTCGTAGCAAGTTTTACAGCGGTAGTCAAATTACTCCTTGCTAAAATGTGGGGAGCAGGTGTGGATAGATATGGATGGAAAAAGATATTGAAATATACTGGTTTATGCTTTGGCTTTACTCATTTTTTATGGATTTTTATTTCTTTGGATTTTCACATATTTTACTTTTTATTTATCTTGTTAAATGGTATATTTATGATAGGGTTCAATATAGCTAAGTTTAATGTCAACTTGAAATTAACAGATCATGAATATAGATTATCATATATGGCAGTTAATTCAGCTATTACAGCAGTGTTCTCTTTTGTTAGTACTAATATTAGTACAATCATCATTAGGGTAATCGATCCGACTTGGAAAATATTTTCGCTAGATATTTTTCAAATACTTTTTGTTATAGCAGGTATACTATATCTATTGGCATTAATTTACATAATCAAGAAAGATTTATAA
- a CDS encoding ABC transporter permease, producing MIDDFSSEQKKYLKKVKKDKKIILLFQIIILLFLIITWEICSIYGIIDSFIFSCPSRIAETTIDMLLDGSLIYHIWVTLYETIISFALGSILGIIIAIILWWNNKISKVLEPYLVVFNSLPKTALAPIFIVWLGNNTRSIIITALTVSIVVTIINVFNGFINVDKEKIKLIYTFNGKKKDVLKKVIIPANFSNIISTMKVNIGLSFIGVIIGEFIAGKAGLGKLIVYGSQVLKMDWVMMSIIILALLATGLYELIVFAEKKVNKLNK from the coding sequence ATGATTGACGACTTCTCCTCAGAGCAAAAAAAATATCTAAAAAAGGTCAAAAAAGATAAAAAGATAATCCTTCTATTTCAAATTATCATTTTATTGTTTTTAATAATTACCTGGGAAATATGTTCAATATATGGAATAATTGATTCCTTTATATTCAGTTGCCCATCAAGAATCGCCGAAACTACTATAGATATGCTTCTAGACGGTTCTCTCATATATCATATATGGGTAACTTTATATGAAACTATCATAAGTTTTGCATTGGGTAGTATTTTGGGAATAATCATAGCAATCATTCTATGGTGGAACAATAAAATATCAAAAGTACTAGAACCTTATCTTGTGGTATTCAACAGCTTACCAAAAACAGCTTTAGCTCCAATATTTATCGTATGGCTTGGTAATAACACAAGATCTATCATTATCACTGCTCTAACAGTATCTATAGTAGTCACAATAATAAATGTATTCAACGGTTTCATTAACGTTGATAAAGAAAAAATTAAGTTGATATATACTTTTAACGGCAAAAAAAAAGATGTACTCAAAAAAGTTATAATACCCGCTAATTTTTCTAATATCATTAGTACCATGAAAGTTAATATAGGACTTTCTTTTATAGGGGTAATAATTGGAGAATTCATAGCTGGTAAGGCTGGGTTAGGAAAATTGATCGTATATGGAAGTCAAGTTCTTAAAATGGATTGGGTAATGATGAGTATCATAATATTAGCATTACTAGCTACTGGTCTCTATGAACTGATAGTCTTTGCTGAAAAAAAAGTCAACAAATTAAACAAATAA
- the lepB gene encoding signal peptidase I, with protein sequence MGKKILKELKDIVVFAVIVIISVIVIQSYALASTKVQQHSMENTLKENDFLFAEKLSYIFTEPKFGDIIVFLKDRPEGFWGNPIGICIEDTLGKLQRKHPRMRYVKRVIGVPGDRIDIRNGKVFINDKELEEPYIKGITEKTIIDFPIEVHEGELFVLGDNREHSSDSRDFGCVEIDKVEGQVVIRLWPLNKIRVF encoded by the coding sequence ATGGGTAAAAAAATATTAAAAGAATTAAAAGATATAGTTGTATTTGCGGTTATTGTAATTATTAGTGTGATTGTCATTCAAAGTTATGCACTAGCTTCTACAAAAGTTCAACAACATTCAATGGAAAATACCTTGAAGGAAAATGATTTTTTGTTTGCTGAGAAGTTATCATACATATTTACAGAACCCAAATTTGGAGATATAATAGTTTTTCTGAAAGATAGACCTGAAGGTTTCTGGGGCAATCCTATAGGGATATGTATTGAAGATACTCTAGGAAAGTTGCAACGTAAGCATCCTAGAATGAGATACGTAAAAAGAGTTATCGGTGTACCAGGAGATAGAATCGATATTAGAAATGGTAAGGTCTTTATTAACGATAAAGAATTAGAAGAACCATATATTAAAGGTATAACAGAAAAAACCATTATCGACTTTCCAATAGAGGTTCATGAAGGTGAATTATTTGTACTTGGTGATAATAGAGAACATAGTAGTGACAGTAGGGATTTTGGATGTGTAGAAATAGATAAGGTTGAAGGTCAAGTGGTAATTCGCTTATGGCCATTAAACAAGATAAGAGTATTTTAA
- a CDS encoding recombinase family protein, translating into MNIGIYSRKSKITETGDSIKNQIQLCKEYAYKYFEIGNVYIYEDEGFSGRNTKRPEFQKMLKDAKNSKLDIIICYRLDRISRNVLDFSNTLHILTLNEIEFVSIRDNFDTSTPMGRAMMYIASVFAQLERETIAERIKDNMYKLAETGRWLGGITPLGYKSTKIIDKSTGKYISVLIDDPYESKTVKLIFDKYLECRSLSRLQIYTLELNLKTRNDKDFSLSSLKKILSNPVYMSADKNAYEYFSKNNCTINIHQDTMNFNGNYGIMAYNKNNETNNKINQKAMSQWIISIGVHHPIILSAKWIHVQKILQLNKHRTYSTPSKRKALLTPIIKCKSCNKPLRVISKYENNKVKYFYYKCRVKELTHSKECSIRNLNGNASEKLILDAIEHYISIDKLIEELESYAQSVNSSNANNKISNLQKEITQTKNAIYHLTLILSSKTNAVSKYIIKEIDKLDTKLHSLNKQLDILTNSTATKANDSYNMDFLLNNEIHSMLSHEQKKLLINKTIKNIYWDGNNLELELLHHK; encoded by the coding sequence ATGAATATAGGAATCTATTCTAGAAAATCCAAAATAACCGAAACAGGTGACTCAATCAAAAACCAAATTCAATTATGCAAAGAATATGCATACAAATATTTTGAAATAGGAAATGTATACATATACGAAGACGAAGGTTTTTCGGGTAGGAATACTAAACGCCCTGAATTTCAGAAAATGTTAAAAGATGCCAAAAACAGTAAATTAGATATTATCATTTGCTACAGACTTGATAGAATCAGTAGGAATGTATTGGATTTTTCAAATACACTACATATATTGACACTTAACGAAATTGAGTTCGTAAGCATCAGAGATAATTTTGATACCTCAACACCAATGGGAAGGGCTATGATGTATATAGCAAGTGTATTCGCTCAACTTGAAAGAGAAACCATAGCCGAAAGAATTAAAGACAATATGTACAAATTAGCGGAAACCGGTAGATGGTTAGGAGGAATAACACCCCTAGGATATAAATCAACTAAAATCATAGATAAATCAACAGGTAAGTATATTTCAGTACTAATTGATGATCCTTATGAAAGTAAAACAGTTAAATTAATATTTGATAAATATCTGGAATGTAGATCACTTAGCAGACTACAGATATACACTCTAGAACTTAATCTAAAAACTCGAAATGATAAAGACTTTAGTTTAAGTTCATTAAAAAAAATCCTATCTAATCCTGTTTATATGTCAGCAGATAAAAATGCATATGAATATTTTTCGAAAAATAATTGCACAATTAACATACATCAGGATACTATGAATTTCAATGGTAATTATGGAATAATGGCTTATAATAAGAATAATGAAACCAATAATAAAATCAATCAAAAAGCAATGTCCCAATGGATTATATCTATTGGTGTTCACCATCCGATTATACTATCAGCCAAATGGATACACGTACAAAAGATATTACAACTCAATAAGCACAGAACCTATTCAACGCCAAGTAAAAGAAAAGCATTACTTACTCCAATAATAAAATGCAAAAGCTGCAATAAACCTCTAAGAGTAATCAGTAAATATGAAAATAATAAAGTTAAGTATTTTTACTATAAATGCAGAGTTAAAGAACTTACTCATAGTAAAGAATGTTCCATAAGAAATCTCAATGGCAATGCAAGTGAAAAATTGATCCTTGATGCAATTGAACATTATATCTCAATCGATAAACTTATCGAAGAATTAGAATCATATGCACAAAGTGTAAATAGCAGTAATGCTAACAACAAAATTTCCAACCTGCAAAAAGAAATAACTCAAACTAAAAATGCAATATACCATTTAACTTTGATTTTATCAAGTAAAACAAATGCTGTTTCAAAATATATCATAAAGGAAATAGATAAGCTAGATACTAAATTACACTCATTGAATAAGCAATTAGATATATTAACAAATTCAACAGCTACTAAAGCAAATGATAGTTACAACATGGATTTTTTATTGAATAATGAAATACATAGTATGTTATCCCATGAACAAAAAAAATTACTGATAAATAAAACTATAAAAAATATTTATTGGGATGGAAACAACTTAGAACTAGAATTACTACATCATAAATAA
- a CDS encoding helix-turn-helix domain-containing protein, whose amino-acid sequence MSLTPAPALEKGLKILEIIAKEEEVSFNQLQSMTGYNVSSLNRYLHTLRYLDYIQKNLNNKYITGLKLFSLAEKSNRWHFLKEVAYKHLVELSDRFGISLLLIGYSNDQFIVLTKKAHKDNITMMSVDTSRYYEESIVWSLPYIIHLEQEEQKRIIETYFSDYNDKRECLQELKSHFMENGYVLDKGFINKNILRIGIPLYAGESKPIAVLGAGTFRQHLGDNIEEVISAMKDVSIHISELVF is encoded by the coding sequence ATGTCTTTGACACCAGCTCCAGCTTTAGAGAAAGGGCTAAAGATTCTAGAGATAATAGCAAAAGAGGAGGAAGTTAGTTTTAACCAGCTTCAATCGATGACTGGTTATAATGTAAGTAGCTTGAATCGCTATCTTCATACTTTGCGCTATCTAGATTATATACAGAAGAATTTAAACAACAAATATATAACAGGATTGAAGTTATTCAGTCTAGCTGAGAAAAGTAATAGATGGCATTTCCTGAAAGAAGTGGCTTATAAACATTTAGTTGAATTAAGTGACCGTTTTGGAATCAGTTTATTGCTAATTGGATATTCTAATGACCAGTTTATTGTATTAACCAAAAAGGCACATAAAGATAATATAACCATGATGAGTGTTGATACCAGTCGTTATTATGAAGAATCCATTGTTTGGTCTTTGCCTTATATCATACATTTAGAGCAAGAAGAGCAGAAGCGAATTATAGAAACTTATTTTAGTGATTATAATGATAAGAGAGAGTGTTTACAAGAATTGAAATCACATTTTATGGAGAACGGATATGTTCTTGATAAAGGGTTCATAAATAAAAATATTTTGAGAATAGGTATTCCATTATATGCGGGTGAATCTAAGCCTATAGCGGTATTGGGAGCAGGGACTTTCAGACAGCATTTAGGAGATAATATAGAAGAAGTAATTTCTGCGATGAAAGATGTTAGTATTCACATAAGTGAATTGGTATTCTAA
- a CDS encoding helix-turn-helix transcriptional regulator, with protein sequence MNTYRLKSARASMGYTQVEMAKKLSITQKTYNRKELGIVDFNLREVTKIIDILKLDVDNVYGIFFNDKLTSCIPNEVSKNA encoded by the coding sequence ATGAATACTTATAGATTAAAATCTGCCAGAGCTTCTATGGGGTACACACAGGTAGAAATGGCAAAAAAGCTATCAATAACACAAAAAACTTACAATAGAAAAGAACTAGGTATAGTTGATTTCAATTTACGTGAAGTAACAAAAATTATTGATATTTTGAAACTAGATGTCGATAACGTGTATGGCATTTTTTTTAATGATAAACTTACCAGTTGTATACCTAATGAAGTTTCTAAAAATGCTTAG
- a CDS encoding ABC transporter ATP-binding protein — MSPLVKIKNLSYTYHTPKGETKTLENINLEINKGEFVSIVGPSGCGKSTLLSLISGLLQPSIGEVFLDKSLIINDSHYIGYMLQKDHLFEWRTVYKNVLLGLEINNKICKESLQYIDDLLKKYGLYDFKNYKPSQLSGGMRQKAALIRTLALQPEILLLDEPFAALDYQTRLSAGDEIGTILKKENKTALLVTHDIADAIFHKKLLNQLFHTSKYKQMITILLLHLIIGTKS; from the coding sequence ATGTCTCCTTTAGTTAAAATTAAAAATCTATCCTATACTTATCACACACCAAAAGGTGAAACCAAGACTTTAGAGAATATCAACCTTGAGATTAATAAAGGAGAATTTGTAAGTATTGTAGGTCCAAGTGGATGTGGTAAATCCACATTGCTATCCTTAATTTCCGGTTTATTGCAACCATCTATCGGCGAAGTTTTCCTTGACAAATCTTTAATAATTAACGATTCTCATTATATTGGATACATGCTTCAGAAAGATCATCTTTTTGAATGGAGGACAGTATATAAAAATGTACTCCTTGGTCTAGAAATCAATAACAAAATATGTAAAGAGAGTCTTCAATATATAGACGATTTATTAAAAAAATATGGATTATATGATTTTAAGAATTATAAGCCTTCTCAGCTTTCAGGAGGTATGAGACAAAAAGCAGCTCTTATCAGAACATTAGCTTTACAACCAGAAATATTGTTGTTAGACGAACCATTTGCAGCTCTTGATTATCAAACTAGATTATCTGCCGGAGATGAGATAGGAACTATATTAAAAAAAGAAAATAAGACAGCTCTATTAGTAACTCACGATATAGCAGATGCTATATTTCATAAAAAGTTACTGAATCAACTTTTTCACACTTCAAAATACAAACAGATGATTACTATATTACTGCTGCATTTAATTATAGGTACAAAAAGCTGA
- a CDS encoding ABC transporter substrate-binding protein — translation MTALISNNADIAFMGSESSIYVYNEGKEDYVINFAQLTQRAGNFLIGRTNEEFNWENVRGKTIVGGRPGGMPQMVLEYILKKNNINPYEDVEVITNIDFTATAGSFIGGTGDYTAEFEPSASKIENEGKGYVVASLGVESGMVPYTSYMAEKSYIKANPETIQKFTNAIYKAQIWVDEHTPEEISEVIAPQFKDTEMDLLIKIVQRYKDQDTWRKDPYFEKAGLDLLQNILDSAGELSKEVEYDKIITTEFAEEAIKNIE, via the coding sequence ATGACAGCTTTAATTTCTAACAACGCAGACATAGCCTTCATGGGTTCAGAATCATCTATTTACGTCTATAATGAAGGCAAAGAAGACTATGTAATCAACTTTGCACAACTCACCCAACGTGCTGGAAACTTCCTAATAGGAAGAACTAATGAAGAATTCAATTGGGAGAATGTAAGAGGTAAGACAATAGTAGGTGGACGTCCTGGGGGTATGCCCCAAATGGTACTGGAATATATTCTGAAAAAGAATAATATTAACCCTTATGAGGATGTAGAGGTTATTACAAATATCGACTTTACCGCTACAGCTGGTTCTTTTATTGGAGGCACGGGAGATTATACAGCTGAATTTGAACCATCAGCTTCCAAAATAGAAAATGAAGGTAAAGGATATGTTGTAGCTTCATTAGGAGTAGAAAGTGGTATGGTTCCTTACACCTCATACATGGCAGAAAAAAGTTATATAAAAGCCAATCCAGAAACCATACAGAAATTCACAAATGCTATCTATAAAGCTCAAATCTGGGTTGATGAACACACTCCAGAAGAAATTTCTGAAGTTATAGCACCACAATTCAAAGATACCGAAATGGATCTATTAATCAAGATAGTTCAGAGATACAAAGATCAAGATACTTGGAGAAAAGACCCATATTTTGAAAAAGCAGGTCTTGACCTACTTCAGAATATTCTTGATTCAGCTGGTGAACTATCGAAAGAAGTAGAATATGATAAAATCATAACAACAGAATTTGCTGAAGAAGCAATCAAAAATATAGAATAA
- a CDS encoding helix-turn-helix domain-containing protein, translating to MNNNSIGYRILNLRKKKKFTQKELAVKVHVTEATMSRYENNLREPKGEIINRIALALNTTTDYLLGRSNNSLPIRELDDNKSIDIDLNTFIKKLEDVDGLKFHGEFIDEQTRSIILKTLIHAREIAEEMHRNKVNPIKQ from the coding sequence ATGAATAATAATTCTATTGGTTATCGAATATTAAATCTTAGAAAAAAAAAGAAATTTACGCAAAAAGAATTAGCAGTAAAAGTACATGTTACAGAGGCAACAATGTCAAGATATGAAAATAACCTTCGAGAGCCTAAGGGCGAAATAATTAATAGAATTGCTTTAGCTTTAAATACTACCACTGATTATCTGCTAGGAAGAAGTAATAATTCTCTTCCTATTAGGGAGCTAGACGATAATAAATCCATAGATATCGACCTCAATACTTTTATTAAAAAGTTAGAAGACGTAGATGGTCTAAAATTCCATGGAGAATTTATTGATGAGCAAACAAGAAGTATTATCTTAAAAACCTTAATACATGCAAGGGAAATTGCTGAAGAAATGCATAGAAATAAGGTAAATCCTATTAAGCAGTAA